GGATTTAGTTTCGATTGCATGTTCATCCAAATGTAACAAAGCATCATTTGAAATCATTTTCATTATGGACTAATCAGAGGTGTGATGCAATGTTATAATGCAATTTCCTGTTCTGCAGGGGAACCAATTACTGATGGATGCGTTGCTCCATATGAGGAAATGTTTCATGAGGACTGGCTACTAGATCGAAGTGACATTGTATCTAGAAGAAGAATCCAAAAAAGGAGATCTAGAAAGAAAGAACAGAAAATGAATAGCAACTGATATTTGTACTTATGATACATCTAGGTAAGTCAGTAGAATTATATGACTATATGATGTACTTGTAGAATTGTTATAGCCaagtaccttttttttttttttttttttttttttttttgcgaaaataACGAAAACTCATATAGAAACCGAGGCCGTTTTCCAAAAGAAAACTCCCTCAACAAGGGTTACAAAAAGACGGGTGAAACAGAGAAGTTCGCACCTAGAAAGCAACTACCTAAACGAGAACTATCTATAACCGAACCTCCCTAACAACCCAAAAACCATAAAGACAAACTAACAAAATAAAACCGATTACAAAACGATGAAAAGGAAACACACCAAACGAACAAAACAAGACGGACCCGACTACTTAAATTTAGAAACCGATTACAAAAACTACTAAAATTTAGTATCTACAATGATCTGGTCTCATAAGGTCTTTTGATTAATATATTTTTTGCTGTGTAGTTAagctatatttatttataaataacacaTAAAATATATGTAGAAAGACAGAATATTCAGAGTATCAGTTTTCGTTAGTCTGGTACTCATTTTGTTTTCACTTTTTTCATTTTCTAGTTTATTGTTTCGAACGGATTAAGTACATTGGTAGATAAAATCTTATGGAGCACATTGAAACTTAGGTTATCATATAGTATCACCTAAACCGATTGGACTTGTtctttaatttttttctttttcatgaaGTGTTACTGGAGTTCTAGTAGATACTAGGTATGCAGTTTGCCTGTCATTATCAAAGTTAACCTGATTAATAGATTCAGTAGGAGTTGTTAACCTGTGATTATCTCATTGCTTTTTAGCTAGTGGGATTAGTATTATGCATTTAAGCTATCTTACTATTTTGAACAGTTATTGTCTTATTGAGTTATACTTCCAGTTTGTTTTTTTCCATATTATGATTATGACATGATACTTGTAATATTCTCCTACCTATTGTTTAATTCGTCGCAAACTAGCATTTAGTGGTTCCTTTTGTCGTTAGTTTGTTAATTACTCTATTTGTCAAGAGTAGGAAATTGTCTTGTCTGATTACTTATTTATTTAACATTACTCATACTATTTCGAGATAactatctaagctttatgcttttaTAATGTTGACTTGGCTTCCAACTTTTACTCTATTTGAGTTAGGCTTGTTTAAATAACCACCAAGACTTTAAAATAGGGGGACTAAGACTTAAGTACAGTGTATTATGCTAATTAATCATAAACTGACTCAATTATGTTATTTCAAAGTAGAAGGATACAATGCTATGTAAATATCCCCTATAAGGCATTAAGGCTATAAAGTACTAAGGTTTAACTGATGCACTAAACTTAGCCGTGTTTAAACGCTTTAAAAGATAATCAAGTGGTTGCTTTATGTTTAAATTGCTCCAAAATCTAATTTGAGTATGTTTTATCTTCTAAAGCGAACTcatatatttgtttttttttttttttttttttttttttcggcaaAGAAAATATTAAAGAAAAACATGCAACATACATGATACAACTAGAGCATAATTATACTCAACTTTAAACAAACCAAAACATCTCTTCTTTAGAGACAACTTGCATGCTGCATATACTATAGTAGTAGATTTTGGTACAAAAAAACAAACGATATAAACCACTTTTCCTTATAATAAGGCCAGGAAACAAATAACTTACTTACCCTAACTAACATCAACATTTATACAGCTTCACGTCACCATTTTCTTTGGGGCGTTGGGGCAGCAATGGTGAATTAGTACCCTTTTTAAAGTTTTTGTACAAAGCCGTATCAGAATATACGGCTCTAGACCTCATTGATCGTACCTTACGTTTATGTCTATGAGCTTTCTTTTCAACCACCACTTTCTTCACTGGGCTATTATTGCCACTTCTATTAATATCGctataatctgtttctttcttTTTAGCATCATTCTTTTCGACGTTCTTTAGTCCCTCTTTAGGAACAATATACACAAAGGAACCAACTGGGAAATCATCTAATTCTAGTACTTGTTCTAAAGTCTTGACTACTTCACTCATTGCAGGTCTGCATTTTGGGTGGTGGCTTAAGCACCGGCTAGCCAATGTCGCTGCTCTTTTAGCTCCTTGTATCGGATAATGACCATCTAGTTTTGGGTCCATGATTCGGTCAAGATTGTTTGGATCTTTTATAAGTGGTCTAGCCCACTCTACTAGACATTGCTCTCTATTTGGTCGTTTTTTGTCCATCGATCTTCTTCCTGTTAGTAACTCTAGTAAAACCACCCCGAAACTGTAGACATCGCTCATAGTTGTTAGATGACCTGTCATGATGTACTCGGGTGCAGCGTATCCATGCGTTCCCATCACACGTGTACTCACATGTGTCTCGTCTCCTTCAGGACCATCTTTTGCTAGCCCAAAATCTGATAGTTTGGCTGTATAATCCTGTTGATATAAACGTAGTAGTAACATTTAGTAAACATACTAAGGGGTTGTTTACTTTTTGTCTGTAGTATTAAGTTCTGTTTCCATTTGCCTCTTAATGGGAAGGGGAGTCTGATTCTATGTCTCTTAGATACAGACCAAATTTCAGATTAAGTCAAAAAGAAACAACAGTTTTAATTACTGAATTGTGGAAAGTAAACGAGTTGCACCCGATAACATAACTAGAGGAGACACATTTTAAAGTCTTATTAACTTGGTGCGTATTAGTATAACAGGTACAAATACTCATTATGAAAAGTAATTATCAATTTAAACTATAAGAAATAAACACTTGAAAACTGGTATCGCTGGCTATACTTTGGGGCCTtgtctttttaaaaaaataaactggTATGCACTTAACTTTAAAGCAAAAGAAGACTTTAAAAATATCATGTGCGCCCTAATATAGGAGATAGATGAAAGAAGAGAATTAATTACCGATGCGAGTAATATATTCGAGGTTTTGAAGTCGCGATAAATGACTGGTTTATCCTCACCATGAAGAAAGGCTAATCCTTTTGCAGCACCAAGTGCTATTTTAATCCGAGTCAGCCATGGCAAAGAAATCGAATACCCTGCATCATCCGTAAAATGATTAGTattttattctattattattataccaatgatgattgatgatgatatgATATAGTATTAATTAAACAGGATTAGTAAGACAATTTACTTCTAAATAGTTGACTTTCCAAATTGCCCCTTGCCATGTATTCATAAACAAGAAGCCTGTTTCTGTCTTCACAGCAATAACCAATCAACTTCACAAGGTGTGGATGCCTCAACTGTCCTAAGAATGTGACTTCAGCCTATATCACATAATAACGTCATCATTAATTAAAAAAGATTAATTCCCAGAAATGATACTATAAAACTTAAttggtaaatttatatatattatcatacCAGCCATTCATTGTGACCTTGACCACCATCTAAATCTAATAGCTTGACTGCAACGGGTTGGGCCTCTAATCCTGGCCTCATTTTATCGTCTATGAATCCTTTATGAACCGGTCCAAACCCACCTTCACCGAGAAAATTGCTAGAATCGAAATTATGTGTGATCTTAGTAAGTTGAGCCAAAGTGAATTCATGAAGGTCCCAACCAACGATCGAATTCGAAAGCCCGTTGATCTGCGATAACGATGAATCAACATCGGATATGGATAGCCTTTGTGATAAACCAGGTTTAGTAGCAAGAATTTGAGGATCAATGTATGGTGTGTTGTTTGTGAAACAACCAAAGAGAATGGTTTTCCATTTGGTGGTCCTTTTTGGAGCCATTTTTTTgctagatttattattattattattattattattatgtgttagTAAGTAAATGATGATGGTGTTGATTTATAAGTAGGTGTAGAGTTGATATGAGGAGGCTAGGGGTTAACCTGGTCAGATTTTTGGGTGAACCAACCAAATGATTTGAAAATAACAAGAGGATAGAAGTTGGTGGCAAAAGTTTCTTGGATTTAGAAGATTCTTATtcttatatttaattaattaaattggcACCAAAAGTCTAAAGGCTAACTAGCCAAGGAGGACATCGAGTTGGATTTAGATTATCTTAGACCCGAACCCGATTATAAAAACCCATCTCAAATTCAAATTCGGACCTGAATGCGTCGGGTCCTCATTTTTATACTAATTAGCGGGTAAACGGGTTTTTCCACGGATATTCGGGTCCCAATTTATTACGAACTATTAGGTAAATGTGTTTTTCAACGTGTATTCGAGTCTTTTTTCGGATATACGGGCCGGATAATCGGGATACAGGCCGAGTAATCGGGTTTATGGGTTGGGTAGTAGGGTGTACAGCCGTGCATATGGACTCGGGTCTATTTTCGGGTGTATGGTCCGGGTAATCGGGTTTGTGTTTAAAACCATCCCCGGATCCTGAACCGGAATCATGAAAAAATTAAACCTGGCCCAAAACCCATTTATCTAGTCCGAATCAGGTCCAAAAATATCGGGTTTCGAGTTTTCCGATCGAGTACGAGTTTTTTTTTTTCATCACTACCTACTTTTGCCATATAAGTATTACCTTTGTGAATTGTGAGTTTGCGGGCATAACATACCTGgttgattttatttatttatttatatacacacacatggaAATAATACTGGAATATTTAGATATTTTAATCTGCTGTCCTGACTCCTGAATATGATACAAATTCTATAGCATGTTGTATAAGCTTTTAAGTACACGATCTAGAAGAATGGTGAAATTTAAGACTTTATCAATTTTCTGCCAAACTCTCAACCAATTTATATTCTTACTATGGGTCCCATTGACACGTCCTATATTGAAAATTTTGACAACTTATTTTGttctttttttattttaatttaattattattaattattaataataataattaataatactaaaatacagCAACTTCTCATGATTATTTGGAAatagttttcttttaaagttttgatcatttacgCCAAGTACAGTATTCGTTATGTACTTATGCAGGTAGTCCTAAAAACTTGGGCCTCAAGGCAAAAATTTTAACCATAACATAATATAAAATTAAACATAAAAACCCTGTTTTTGTGTATATGTTGCATGGTATTGGTGGGATGTGATAAGAGATAACTCACCCTAAAAAATGAAATTATACTTGTTTTCTACTAAATACTATAAATCTTCATTTCAATGTTCTATAATATAAATATCAAATGATCAATGATCTATAATATAAATATCAAATGATCGGGTGGGTGAGTGGATGTTGATATCGTGTTTGACCCTAGTGACTCCTAATCAccgtttaaaaaaataaataaaaaatatgaaTATCAAATGAACTAATTTGACATATAAGTAGCTGTAACTCATATCACATACACTAAGTACTCACACAATTGaaaggagtttttttttttttttacaaaaaataaTTAATTATCTGAATTTTTTCTCCTAGATTCATGGTATATTTTTGTTGTTTTGaactaataattaaaaataataaaatttgggCATGGTTAAGGGGTAAATAAGTTGGACGTCTGAAGTAAGAAGGGAGAGGGGAAGTTACCATAGCCATGAATCATTGATCCTCAAGAGAGAAATTAAGATGTGCGTATATTCAAGGATCCAGGTCCTTACATTTCACCACGTCATCTTTATTTTCTTTCCTAAATCCTAAAGTAAACATTTAAGTATTATCCTCTCAAACTTTCACATTAGCGTCACATCAACACCAAAAtcttataactaactcataactaaacactccctatcatggctaaaacaatactcattTTTATATACAATGTACAAGCAATAAAACATCAAATACAAACAATTAAAAACGAATGGACCCCACTATATCTAAGAGCTCTCGCCAAATTCATGGTGAAAACGGGTAACTAAGCCGTGCCTATGATCCATTACAGGTAATTACAGGTAACTAGTGAGTAATGATGAATAATGGAATCATAGGGAGTGGTCtaaaaaattttattatttaagttttTCTTTATCCCTATACTTTTTATTTGATTACAATAATTATGTCATCTAAAACTTGTCAATAAAGAAATATCACAATCAACTCAAGGTTTAATTTCTCTCTttcttttcgaatttttttttttcaaaatggtaaCCTTTTTCACCAACTTTACAGAAATAGAAATCGGAAAACGATGTTTACATTTCTAGTATAAGCGGCTTTTCAAACGCCGGGTTTACATGTGGCGCTTCCAAGCTGGTGTTTCAAACACCGGTTTCAACCTTTTTCTGCCACCTAGTCACATGACCGAGCACTATTTGCCACCAGTGCCCTACACCGGTGTTTAGAACACCGGGTTGCAGAGGAATCTGCACCTTTTCTGAAACCGGTCTTTGAAAGGCCGGTTTCGCTTTTGCTGTACGTTTTTCTTTATCACTTTGGTGTATCCTTACTGTATCCTTACTGTACTTTACTGTATCACATTGAAGTATCAATCAAATTACTTTCCCAAGTTCCATACACCGTTCTCAACTCGAGGGCCATATAAGAATTCTACAATTGTATCGGGATTGGTATGTTGTAATTCATTTACATACCTTGGCAGATCTGCAAAATTACTTTCCCAAGTTCCATACATTCGTTCAATGGCAATACGCCTAGCATTCCATGCCTTAGCGTAATTAACATCCACCCGCCATATGTGTTTTATGTATGCTTGGATGTTCTGAACAGGAAAAGCAATGTCTTTACTCACTTGATGAGCAATGTCAGTAGCAATCAAGCTAGACGTTAAACAACGATTGTTGTTTTCCTGGACATTTCCATAACAATTATGTTGATCTTTCCATTTAACAATTCTCCATACCTTGTATCTATTATGAACTGAACCACTTACAGACCACGAACAATGTCTTCTTTCTTGTGGACCCTTGTAATTTGAGCTAGTTGTATAGCAATTTGCTTTGA
This genomic window from Rutidosis leptorrhynchoides isolate AG116_Rl617_1_P2 chromosome 2, CSIRO_AGI_Rlap_v1, whole genome shotgun sequence contains:
- the LOC139892729 gene encoding probable serine/threonine-protein kinase PBL12, producing the protein MAPKRTTKWKTILFGCFTNNTPYIDPQILATKPGLSQRLSISDVDSSLSQINGLSNSIVGWDLHEFTLAQLTKITHNFDSSNFLGEGGFGPVHKGFIDDKMRPGLEAQPVAVKLLDLDGGQGHNEWLAEVTFLGQLRHPHLVKLIGYCCEDRNRLLVYEYMARGNLESQLFRRYSISLPWLTRIKIALGAAKGLAFLHGEDKPVIYRDFKTSNILLASDYTAKLSDFGLAKDGPEGDETHVSTRVMGTHGYAAPEYIMTGHLTTMSDVYSFGVVLLELLTGRRSMDKKRPNREQCLVEWARPLIKDPNNLDRIMDPKLDGHYPIQGAKRAATLASRCLSHHPKCRPAMSEVVKTLEQVLELDDFPVGSFVYIVPKEGLKNVEKNDAKKKETDYSDINRSGNNSPVKKVVVEKKAHRHKRKVRSMRSRAVYSDTALYKNFKKGTNSPLLPQRPKENGDVKLYKC